A region of Chitinophaga horti DNA encodes the following proteins:
- a CDS encoding AtpZ/AtpI family protein, producing MEDPGLQKSRKKPSNAYLRYIGLGFQLIALIGLALFVGYKIDQWANMRFPLFMIVLSLLAIALLLWRIVKDTSK from the coding sequence ATGGAAGATCCCGGGTTACAGAAGTCCAGGAAGAAACCGTCTAACGCATACCTGCGTTACATTGGGCTGGGTTTCCAGCTCATTGCGCTGATCGGTCTGGCGCTTTTTGTTGGTTATAAAATTGATCAGTGGGCCAATATGCGGTTCCCACTGTTTATGATTGTTTTGTCTTTACTGGCAATAGCGCTACTTTTGTGGCGAATTGTAAAAGATACAAGCAAATAA
- a CDS encoding bactofilin family protein: MFNRNAKGEGAVPSSNINIIGNGTTINGDIDCDGDIRIDGQVNGLVSTKAKIVVGPEGEIVGDLICNSADILGKVTGIIKVEDLLFLKGNALIKGDIYTAHFEMEPTAKFNGRCYMEPAEAPIDNKENKNGRSRVTEVQEETV; this comes from the coding sequence ATGTTTAACCGTAACGCTAAAGGCGAAGGCGCAGTACCTTCATCAAACATCAACATTATCGGCAATGGCACCACGATCAATGGCGACATCGATTGCGACGGCGATATCCGTATCGACGGCCAGGTAAACGGACTGGTATCTACCAAGGCTAAGATCGTGGTAGGACCGGAAGGTGAAATCGTGGGCGACCTTATTTGTAACAGTGCAGACATCCTAGGCAAGGTGACGGGCATTATTAAAGTGGAAGACCTGTTGTTTCTGAAAGGCAATGCCTTGATCAAGGGCGACATCTACACTGCTCATTTCGAAATGGAGCCGACCGCTAAATTTAACGGCCGTTGCTACATGGAGCCTGCTGAAGCGCCCATAGACAACAAGGAAAATAAAAATGGAAGATCCCGGGTTACAGAAGTCCAGGAAGAAACCGTCTAA
- a CDS encoding tetratricopeptide repeat protein — translation MNCCKSLFLRACIAGILLTGTGLQVVNAQNQSGKSSPKPDDRRTPSEKLAAKKFDFRRKVYQNLVTRYNYYYNAKLKLENTLKGIQQQQLENYNKLLPFYPYTIESLNLSENELDSVIQKGSLAVQLHDPRGKWIDDCYLLIGKAYFYKRDWENANSTFRYINTVFAPKPKKKKRDDGYETIVGKQQDDRMTIASKEKRKGFFGRFKHKLARNDAFMWQVKTYLEEGKYDEAQALLNVLEADPNFPTRLTPFMNEIKAYGLYKRERYAESIEPLRIAIEGSHDKQQKARMSYILGQLYMTQKRADSAMAYFRDVIRLKPEPMMDFHARLEIARANIAASGGTVEESIGALQRMLRKENFIPYRDVIYYNMGAIASGSNAEAAIDFWQKGLKVESTNLMQRTLTYKAIADLQYRQRNFLEARRWYDSTASIMGEGFADADEVNARKNVLGDIAAKISLIHKEDSLQRIAALSETERNALLEKTVRDIQRQERQKEQAEKNEEMRSNNANNLPFNPNLNRYNNGIMSPQEGSGDWYFYNPASKASGFAEFRRRWGNRKPTDNWRRSQTGVVPDMATQLPTAPDSSATPGELASAVIERTPADSLTADILRTALPLTPELLAQSRERQMDAWYELGKLYHDQLDNYPDAIASWDTLLMRYPQHPKRAEIAYSLYVWNNKINRADRGNPYKNIVLTEFPNTNFAGLIRSGGAINDASSETKKAVAALYGDAYTAFREGRYEEVKAKKQLADSLYGFSYLQPKFDLLMAMTTVKTGTDDEGKAAIQAVINKYPSDDVILGQATDIMNVLSRKQEIVGYLSNLQTTVNRDSTGKIDENITIRYPWQTPKPNLVDSAAIQKAAADSIAAAQLKNVPPPPPAKPVTPYKLTDEKSATSTPHFVVMSFKRVDKTLLDEALAQFARYNADKHAADKIEASSFVLTPTELMLIFRLFPGEEQAFKYYDEVRKEATTTIVPRIRPSEYSFFIISRENFILLNSTKDIEGYLKFFKESYYTE, via the coding sequence ATGAATTGCTGCAAATCTCTATTCTTACGCGCCTGCATAGCCGGCATCCTTTTAACCGGCACTGGCTTACAGGTCGTGAATGCTCAGAACCAATCCGGGAAAAGCAGCCCCAAGCCGGACGACCGGCGCACGCCTTCTGAAAAACTGGCTGCCAAAAAGTTCGACTTCCGTCGTAAAGTGTACCAAAACCTGGTAACACGGTATAACTATTACTATAACGCGAAGTTGAAACTGGAAAATACACTGAAGGGCATCCAGCAGCAACAGCTGGAAAATTATAACAAACTGCTCCCCTTTTACCCGTACACCATCGAGTCATTAAACCTGAGCGAAAATGAACTGGATTCTGTTATCCAGAAAGGCTCCCTCGCCGTTCAGCTGCACGACCCCCGGGGTAAATGGATCGATGACTGTTACCTGCTCATCGGCAAGGCTTATTTCTATAAAAGAGACTGGGAAAACGCAAACAGCACTTTCCGTTACATCAATACCGTGTTTGCGCCTAAACCGAAGAAAAAGAAGCGGGACGATGGCTACGAGACGATCGTGGGCAAACAGCAGGACGATCGTATGACGATCGCATCCAAAGAAAAACGCAAGGGCTTTTTCGGTCGCTTCAAACACAAACTGGCCCGCAACGACGCCTTCATGTGGCAGGTAAAAACGTACCTGGAAGAAGGTAAGTACGACGAAGCCCAGGCCCTGCTGAACGTACTGGAAGCAGATCCTAACTTCCCGACACGCCTTACCCCGTTTATGAACGAAATTAAAGCGTACGGCCTTTACAAGAGAGAACGTTATGCCGAGTCGATAGAGCCGCTGCGTATAGCGATCGAAGGTAGTCATGACAAACAGCAAAAGGCACGTATGTCGTACATCCTCGGACAACTATACATGACGCAGAAGAGGGCCGATTCTGCCATGGCGTATTTCCGTGACGTAATCCGCCTGAAACCAGAACCAATGATGGACTTTCACGCACGACTGGAAATAGCGCGCGCAAATATTGCCGCCAGCGGTGGTACGGTGGAAGAAAGCATCGGTGCCCTGCAACGGATGCTGCGTAAAGAAAACTTCATTCCCTACCGGGATGTGATCTATTATAATATGGGTGCTATTGCTTCGGGCAGTAATGCCGAAGCCGCGATCGACTTCTGGCAGAAAGGCCTGAAGGTGGAAAGCACCAACCTGATGCAGCGCACGCTTACCTACAAAGCGATTGCAGACTTGCAGTACAGGCAGCGTAACTTCCTGGAAGCCAGGCGCTGGTACGACAGCACCGCGTCCATCATGGGCGAGGGCTTCGCAGACGCAGACGAGGTAAACGCCCGCAAAAACGTACTGGGCGATATAGCCGCCAAAATATCCCTCATCCACAAAGAAGACAGTCTGCAACGGATCGCCGCCCTTTCCGAAACAGAGCGAAACGCATTGCTGGAAAAAACGGTAAGGGATATACAACGACAGGAAAGACAAAAAGAACAGGCGGAAAAGAATGAAGAAATGCGCAGCAACAACGCGAACAATCTTCCCTTCAACCCAAACCTGAACCGTTATAATAATGGCATCATGAGTCCGCAGGAAGGCTCGGGCGACTGGTACTTTTACAACCCGGCCAGTAAGGCAAGCGGGTTTGCCGAGTTCCGCCGCCGTTGGGGTAACCGTAAGCCTACGGATAACTGGCGTCGTTCCCAAACCGGCGTCGTGCCTGATATGGCCACGCAATTGCCTACCGCACCAGACTCCAGCGCCACGCCGGGCGAACTGGCCAGCGCGGTCATTGAACGTACGCCGGCCGATAGCCTCACCGCCGACATTCTCCGGACTGCGCTTCCACTTACACCGGAACTGCTGGCACAGTCGCGCGAGCGGCAGATGGACGCCTGGTACGAACTGGGTAAATTGTACCATGACCAGCTGGATAATTATCCTGATGCGATCGCGTCGTGGGACACGCTGCTGATGCGCTACCCGCAGCATCCTAAACGGGCAGAAATAGCGTATTCGCTGTACGTCTGGAACAACAAGATCAATCGCGCCGACAGGGGCAATCCGTATAAAAACATTGTGCTCACCGAGTTCCCGAACACGAACTTCGCTGGACTGATCCGCAGCGGTGGTGCCATTAACGACGCCTCTTCCGAAACGAAAAAAGCCGTAGCTGCATTATACGGCGATGCCTATACCGCTTTCCGCGAGGGACGTTACGAAGAGGTAAAGGCGAAAAAACAACTGGCCGACTCCCTGTACGGCTTCAGCTACCTGCAGCCGAAGTTCGACCTGCTGATGGCGATGACGACGGTGAAAACAGGTACGGATGATGAGGGCAAAGCGGCCATCCAGGCGGTGATCAACAAATATCCGTCCGACGATGTGATACTGGGGCAGGCGACCGATATTATGAATGTGCTGAGCCGCAAACAGGAAATCGTAGGCTACCTCTCCAACCTGCAAACAACGGTTAACAGAGATTCTACCGGTAAGATCGACGAGAACATCACCATCCGTTATCCCTGGCAGACGCCGAAACCGAACCTGGTAGACAGTGCCGCCATCCAAAAAGCAGCAGCAGACTCGATCGCCGCGGCTCAACTGAAGAACGTACCGCCTCCTCCACCGGCCAAACCGGTTACACCATACAAACTCACGGACGAGAAATCTGCTACCTCCACCCCGCATTTCGTGGTGATGTCGTTTAAAAGGGTAGATAAAACCCTGTTGGATGAAGCTTTGGCACAATTTGCGCGGTATAATGCCGACAAACATGCAGCGGACAAGATCGAAGCCAGCAGTTTTGTACTGACGCCAACGGAGTTGATGTTGATTTTCAGGCTTTTCCCCGGCGAAGAGCAGGCATTTAAGTACTATGACGAAGTACGGAAGGAAGCGACTACGACCATCGTGCCCCGCATCCGCCCATCGGAATACTCGTTTTTCATCATTTCGAGGGAAAACTTTATTCTGCTGAACAGCACCAAAGACATCGAAGGCTATCTCAAATTCTTTAAAGAAAGCTACTATACAGAATAA